Genomic segment of Streptomyces roseifaciens:
CTCGGTGTGACAGGCGTGATTCTCTCCCTGCCCTGGCTGCGGTCCGCCCTCGGTAGCAGCCCCTTCGGCCGGTGCCCCCTGGCGCCGGTCGGCCTCCGCCACCCCCGGGACGGAGGCGGTTTTGGATACTCCCCCGGCGGGGGAGTATCCAAAACTCCAACTTGCTCGGCCTGAGGTCGAGTTGGATGTCACCTGCGGGTCCGAGGAGTTCGGGGAGGGGCGGCGGTTTGTCATCGCTTTTCACCGTCGGCGGCGCGCACCTGCTGCTGGAGTGCGGCGGCTAGGACCAGGACTTCGTCAGCGTCGCGCAGCAGCCACATGGTGCTCTCCGGGCGGATCTGGGCGAGCCACTGCCCGTCCGGTCCTTCGACGATGGCGTGTACGAGTCCGTAGCGCAGGAGTACGTCGGCCCAGGCTGCGGCCTCCAGGTCGGTGTTCGGTACGGGCATCACGTAGTGGGGCATTGCGGGTGAACTCCCTTGCAGTGCGGGGCGGGGCGGCGGCCCGGCCGGGTGTGGTCGGGCCGCTTGGTGGTGTCAGCGGCGGTATGTGTGCTGGTCAGCCGCATTCGCGGCAGCGGCGGAGATGCCGGTTCAGGGCCCGGGCCATGGCGTGGCGGGTGGTCTGGGCGCTGGTGCGGCAGGTCCGGCCCAGGGGGCTGGCCGGGGCGCGGTCGGCGCGGCTTTCGTAGCCGACGATGTCGCGTTCGAAGGCAGTCTGGATGGAGCGGAAGCGGTGGCAGTGGTGCACAGCGATGGCCTTTCGCGGGCATGTGGGGTGTGCGGCAGCCGGGGGCTGCGGCCGTCGCACACCGGGAAGGCGGGCGAGTGGGGCGGTCAGGCGGCGAGCGCGGCTTCGTCGCGCAGGCGCTGGAGGATCAGGCCGAGGCGCTGGTTGCTGACCTGGATCTGGTGCTCGCGCAGGCCGCTGCGGACGACGGTCCGGTTGATACGGCCATGGAGTGTGACAGCGGCGCGGGCTATCGGCAGGAGTTCTTCGATGTCCTGCTCTTCGCCGTCGCCCCCGGTCGCGGACCGGTCCGCGCTCTGTCGGTCCGCAGCATCCGCGGTCCGCTGGTCCGCAGTGGCATCGAGGGGAGCGGACTGGTTCTGCGGACCGGTCCGCTGGTCCGCACCCTCCTGCGGACCGGTCCGCACCTCTTCGTCTGTCGCGGAAGGTGCGGACCGCTGGTCCGTCGTGGACCGGTCCGCGGTCTGCGCCGACGGTCCGGAGGATGGGGTGTCCGCAGTCCGGGGACCGGGCCCCCGGACCGATGCCGTCGCGGACCGGTCCGCAGACGCGGTCCGGGGCAGCGGACCGGGTGTCCCTGGTTCCTGGGGGTGCGGCAGCGCCTGGTCGCGGTCGGCGGCAAGGGCTTCGTGCGAGGCCGACGCCTCGGGGAGCAGACCGTCGGGGGTCCCGGTCCGCGGTCCGCTGAGGGGGCGGACCGTCTCGGCGGACCGGTCCGCAGCAGTGGTCCGGAGCGAGCGGACGGGTCTGCTCGTCTGTCCGGCGCTGTAGTCCTGGTGCGGACCGGTCCGCACCGTGTTCTCCGGACCAGCTGCCGCACGGCTTCGGTCCGCGGACCGGTCCGCAAGGGCGGTCCGCTGGTCCGCACATGCTGGCTGGTCCGTGCGGACCGGTCCGTGCGCCGCCTCGGTGCGGGCGGGCTGGTGGCGGGTGATCAGGATGTAGAGGTGGACCGCGCCGGCGAGGGCGAGCGGGGCTAGGGTGGACAGGACGCCGACGGTGACGTCACCGAGCCGCAGTCCGGCAGTTTCGGCGTGGTGCAGCTGGTTGAGCCGGATAGCGTGCAGGGCGTTGGCCCAGATGCTCGCGGCGGTTGCGGTGCCGAACAGGGCCCACACGTAGAGCCGTGCGCGCCAGGGAGCGGTGCGGGTGAGGATCAGGGCTCGGACGCCGTAGCCGATGAAGCCGTCGATGACCAGTGGATAGAGGTAGGTGAGCAGGCCGCGGATGTGGATGGCGACGGCCATCTGCTGGAGTGCGTCGTAGGACAGGGCGCATCCGGCGGCGCCGAGAGCGAGGATGGCTGCGCGGTCCCAGTCGCCGACCGCCGTGGTGGTGTTGCCGGTGGGGGTCACGCGGCCTCGCCGAGGCTGTGGCGGTCGATGATCTGGCTCAGGCTTCCGGGCACCGCTGTGGTGCCGGAGGTGGCAGCGTCGGCAGGCTCGTCGTTGCCGCCTGTCTCGTGCCAGTAGCGGTCGCGGTCCTCGATCTCGTTGTGTGCGTTGCGCAGCAGGTCAGTGGCCCAGTCCTGACTGACCTTCAGAGTCCAGGCGAGCTGTTCGGCGGTGAAGCCGTGGAGGTAGGCGAGGCGGGCGACGGCGGCGCGCTCGGTGCTGCTGAGGTGGACGTCCAGGCCGCGCAGTGCGGCGGCGACGCGGGCCCCGTCCAGGCGGTAGTCGAGCTTGTGGTGCAGGGGCCGGCGTTCGTCCTCCGTCAGGCCTCCCCGGATGCCGTAGAAGCTCTCGCTCTCCAGGGCGGCGTCCAGGCAGATCCGGCGGACAGGGCACTGGGCGCACAGCGCCCTGGCCTGGGCGATGTCCTTGCGGGCGCGGGAGGTGGGGAAGAACAGCCGGTCGGCGACGTCGGGTTCGAGGCCGCCGCAGGCGGCCTTGTCGTGCCAGGACTGGTCACCGAGCCGCCGGAAGTCGGAGGCGGGCGTGGCGGTGGTGGTGCGGGCGTGCATGGGAAGGTGCTCCGTTCGCCCCCCGGGCGCGTGCGGACAGCGCTCAGCGCGGGGGTTCGGGTGAAGAGGATGCAGGAGGAAGCGGCGAGAGCCGGGAGCAGCCAGTCAGGCGGCGTTGTCCCGGCGGCGGTCGGGGCCGGTGAAGACCACCTGTTCGCACATGCCGGTCAGGCGGGACGCGACCCGGTCGCCGATCTGTGCCCGGAGGTCGCTTATGGGCAGGTTGCTGGTGACCAGGGTGGGCAGCTGGTGGATGCTGCGCTGGTTGATCAGCCGGTAGGTCAGTTCCTCGGTCCATTCCGAGGACTTCGCAGCGCCCAGGTCGTCCAGGAGCAGCACCGGGATGCGGATGATGCGGCGCAGCATCCACTCCGGGTCGACGCCCTGGCGCGGGCGCATCTCGGCGTAGAGGTCGGCGGCGGTGGTGGCGTGCCAGCGCACGTCGAGGCCGGCGCCGAGCAGGCTGCGGATCGCCCCGTACGCGGCATGGGTCTTGCCCCGGCCGGTCCGGCCGACCAGCAGCAGCGACGGGCCGTGGGTCACCTGCCGCCGTGCGGAGACGTTCGGTGCTTCCGCGGTGCGGGTGATCGTGCGCACCCAGGCGGCCACCCGGGGGTGGTCGGCGACTGCGTCCCGGTACAGGCGCGGGATCTGCCTCTGCGCCCGCTCGAGGGCGGGGATCGGTTCGGGCGTGTCGCTGACCGGCATCCCGCCCGGGGGCATGCCGCGCTCGGCGAAGATCCGCTCGAAGCGGGCGGCGATCGGGGCGGCCGACAAGGGCGCCGGATCGCGGTGGCGAGGGGGCATCAGAGCACCTCCTCGTACGCCGAGTCGTCCGCCGGGTTCATCCAGGGCGTGTACCCGCCACCTGCCCGAGCGGGCGTCTGCCGGGCGGTGGCGTTCATGACCTCGTTGACCAGGCTCGGCAGCACACTCGGGCTCAGCCCCTTCACCCGCAGCCGCTCCAACGCGGCGCGCAGGTGCTCGGTGGCGATGCCCTCGCCGAGCAGCTGGTTCAGCTCCCGCCCCAAGTGCCCGAGCACCCGCTCCGGCGGCCGGTGCTCACAGGCAGCGACGTACTCGCCGATCAAGGTCTTGGCCGAGACGGTCGAGGGCGCGGGCGCGGTGCGCCCCGAAGGTATGGATCCAGGATCCAAGATCCTAGATCCAGACGGCGAGGGCTCGTCGAGTCCTCGACGAGGGTCCGATGAGTCTTCGTCGAATGTGCTTTGACCTGCGGTTTCCTCGTCAACCGTGGAGGTGGCGCTCTCCGGGTGCCCGGCGGAAGGTGCCGGGGTGTCCGCAAGCGTTGGGGAGGGGGCGGTCTTCGGCGGCGAGGGCTGTTCGGGACTCGCGAGGACTCGTCGAACATTCGTCGAGGGCTCGACGAGCGCTCGGGGAGAGTTCACCGAGTCCTCGACAACGCGGACCGACGGTGCCGGCGCATGATCCGGCCGTGGCGTTTGGCCGCACTCACCCTTGCAGGCACCGCACCGCTTGTCCTGGTCGTGGGCGGAGCACAGCGGCAGCCGGGAAGCGCTGGGCCGGTCGATCTTCTGGTGCTTCGCCCAGGCCACGATGTGCAGGTACCCGCGGCCGTCGCATCCGGTGTACCGGCAGATCAGCCCGGCACTGGCGAGCTGCTGGAGATCGTCTTCGACGTCCAGCGGGGTGTGCTCGGGGCGCAGTGGCCACAGCTTGCCCGCGATGATCGCGGGATGGTCGCGGTGACGCCCGTGGTCGTCGGCCTGGGTGAGCAGCCCGAAGAACGTCCGCTCGGCGGTGACCGTGCAGGCCGCGAGGGACTCGGAGACGAACGCCTCTGGTTTGATCGTGCGGATGCGCGCCATGATCAGCGGCCCCTGTCAGCTGCGAGGCGCTCGGCACGCAGGCCATGGCCGGCGGCTTGGTCTGCCGAGGTTTCCTGCTGGTGAGCAGGCATGTAAGAATCGCTCCTTCGAGTGGGGCCGTCCGGGATGCCTCGTCCAAAGGGTCCGGATCGGCTCTGGTTGTGACCTCCTCGCCTTTGCAGAGGCGGGAGTGTCGTTGTGGTTGGCGCCTGAGAGTTACCGCTCTCGGGCGCCAGCTCGTATCTGCGTCTGTCGTGGCGCCGAGTGAACCACCCTTTCTCCCCGGACCTCCCTGGCCGCGGGGACCAGCACCATACGGTCAGCATTCCGCCACAGTCCAGCGGTTGCTACTGCCTCTGACCAGCGGCGGAACACTCCGGTGTCGCGAGCCGTGAAAAACTTACACCCCAGTTACACCGCGTGGCCAACTGGAGTGTTCGACCTCGGGCTGGCGCTACACTGGAGTGGTGATCGCTAAGTTGACCGGTGACCCGGGTGAGGGGAGGGCGGAGATGGCAGACGGTTCGGAGAAGACGTTCGCTGAGCTTCTGGAGCACCTGTTCCAGGAGATCCATCCACCCGGGCGCGGCTCGTACACCAATGCGGAGGTCGCGGAGGCGATCACCAAGGCTGCCGCGAGCGGTGGCAAGGGCATCTCCGCCAGCGCCATCGCGCAGCTGCGCGCCGGGCAGAAGAAGAACCCGATGATGTCGACGATCAAGGCCCTCGCCGACTTCTTCGGCGTCGAGCCCGGGTACTTCTTCGACCAGGCAGCGAAGGAGCGGACGGAAGCCGAGATCGCACTGGTCGCCGCAATGCGCGATCAGGACGTACGGCGCGTCGCCCTGCGCGCGAAGGGGCTGTCCGGGAACAGCCTGAGCATGGTCACGGCGCTCATCGAGCAGGCCCGGAGCCTCGAAGGGCTGTCCGACGGTGAGTCGACGCACGGTCTGGATCTCAGCCAGTAGCCTGCCCGGGGTAAGACGCTGCGCTGGCTTATGGCCGGCTCGGTGTCCAATCGCGCATGAGCACGATGAAGCGCAGCTGCGTATTGCGCAACGGGGCCAGGGCCATGATTCTCACTGGCACCTCTTCCCTCTGATGGTAAGGAAGGCGCAGGCGCCGGATATCCCCATCAGGATGTACCTGGGTCCGGTTCTCCTTCCAGAGCTCGGCCGCCTCTGCGTTTCCAGCGAGGATGTCGTCTCGGAGCTTCGTCAGCTCCTTACTCTTCGGGTTATGCGCGATGGCCACCCGGATTTGCGCGAGAAAGGGATCCGCCCAGTCGTCCCGCCAGTTGACCAGCTGCTCGCGGGCCTCCGGGTAGAGGAAGGCCCACCGCATGCTGTTCCGCTCGTATGGAATCCAGGGGAACCAGTCCGCCTGCTGATCGTTGTGCGCGACGATGTCCCACGAGAGATTGGTGACGTAGGCCGGGTTCCGGAGCTGGGTATCCAGGAGGGCTTGCATGCTCTCGTCGACCGCCGTGTCCACGGCCAGGCGGGGCGGCTCGGGCGTCCGGCCTACGGCCAGCTGGAACAGCACCCCGCGCTCGGTCTCGTCCAAACGCAGCGTCATGGTCAGCCGCTGCAGGAAGGCGTCCGAAAAATCCGCCTGCTCGCCCTTCTCCAGCTTGCGGTACCAGGTGACACTCACCCCCGTCAGGGTGGCCACCTCCTGCTGAGTGAGTCCGGATCGCAGGCGGCGTCGTTGCGTATCAATGCCGGGGATCCTCCGCGGGTCGAGCCTTTCGCGCCAGGAGACGAGCAGCTGCCCGAGCTCGTTCTCTGACGACCTGACACCTTTGAGATGTCTGTCACCGTTTTCCATGGTGCTCCCGGTCCTCCCTCTGTACGCAAGGGCAGCGGTCATTTCTGATCGTCCCCCCAGAATGGTCGATGCGCGAGCCAACTGGCGGGGTAATGGCGAGGGTAGGGGTTAACAGATCTTGCACACGAGGAGCCCTCGAATGGTCTAACGCAGGTAGCATCACACCGACTGTCGCCACTCCGAGTGGCGATTGTGGAGGTGCAGAATGCAGGGGCTGGTCATTGAGCGATCGGCTGCCACCGAAGTTCAATTCGAGAAAGTTTAATTTGCAATGTCGCGCTCTGTTCTTGTCACGGGGGGAAACCGGGGGATCGGACTGGCCATTGCCCGCGCGCTCTCGGCCGCGGGGGACCGGGTCGCGGTCACCTATCGCAGCGGCGAGCCGCCGGAGGGACTGTTCGGCGTGCGCTGCGACGTCACAGACTCGGACCAGGTCGCCCAAGCTTTCGCGGCGATCGAACAGGAGCAGGGGCCCGTCGAGGTCCTCGTCGCCAACGCGGGCATCACCAGGGACAACCTGCTCCTACGCATGGACGAGGCCGACTTCCTCGCCGTCCTGGACGCCAACCTCGTCGGAGCCTTCCGCGTCGCCAAACAAGCGGCCCGAGGCATGCTCCGCGCCCGCAAGGGCCGCGTCGTCCTGATCGCTTCCGCCGTCGCCCTCGCCGGCGAGGCGGGTCAGTCGAACTACGCGGCCTCCAAGGCCGGCCTTGTCGGATTCGGCCGCTCCCTGGCCAAGGAACTCGGCTCCCGCGGCATCACCGTCAACATCGTCGCCCCCGGCCTGACCGACACCGACATGACCGCCGCCCTGCCGGATGAGCGCAAGCAGCACATCCTCGAGCAGATCCCCCTGCGCCGCGCAGCCGCACCCGAAGAGATCGCCCACGCCGTCCAGTTCATCGCCAGCCCCGAGGCCGCCTACATCACCGGAGCGGTGATCCCGGTCGACGGCGGCGTCGCCATGGGCCACTGACCTACCAGCGGCACCAGCGGTAGCGCCACACGGCCGCGTTACGCGCCGGTGAGCGCTGGCGACCGCCGCCTTCGAGGCGTGCAATACCCACGCGTCGTGCCTGGACCGGGAAGCCCGGAACGACGCCGATGGGCCCTGCAGAGGGGCTTGGAGGAGAACATGGACGACCGGCTCCGCATGGACTGCTCGGAGCGGCTCGAACGCTTGAACCTTCCCCACCGCTTCGGCACCCAGCAGCTATGCGACGCCGTCGCCGAACTCCGGGGCAAGCCGATCGTGCTCCGTCCGATGGAGACTACGGTCACTGGCGACCTTCCGTGCGGCCTCCGCGTGGAGACTGCCACCGCCGACGTCTTGTACTTCGAACGGGGAACTTCTGCTCTCCACCAGATGCACATCCTCGCCCACGAAATCGGCCACGTCCTGTGTGACCACCCGGGCACCCTGTCGCTGGGTGACGGCGCGGACCAGGTCCTCGGCCTCAACCCCACGCTCGTACAGCGGATGTCCGGCCGCACCAGCTATCGCAACGACGACGAGCGCGAAGCGGAAATGATGGCCACCGTCATCCGTCAGCGGATCTACCGCGGCAGGGAACTACCACCCAGCCGACCCCACGACCGAACTGAACGCTGGGAAGCCCTGTTCGCCAGCTCCTCCCAGAAGAAGCGCAAAAGCCTGTGACTCCTCGCCTCATCTTCACCACTGCGGACATCCTCATGCTGGCGGCCATCTTCTGGTTCGTCCGGGGCCGCCGCTCGAACCGGCGGCCTGTGGGCGCGAACGCCATGGTCGCCATCTTCGCCTCACTCTGGGTGGCCTTCGCTGCGTACGCTCCGGCCGACCGGTTCGTCATCGAGTCGATCGTGCCGTATGCCTCCCGGCTTGTCAGCAACTGCGCCAGCCTGGCCGCCGCCACCGCGGTGCTGGCGTTCATGTTCCAGCTCAGCGATCCTGATACGGCACGCCGACGCATCCGCCTGCGGCTGATCTATCTCACATCCGCGGTCTGTGTGATGAGCGGGCTGTTCATCGCCGGGCAAACGGACCGGTTCTCGCCCCAGCTCTACGCACTCTACGTCTTCGTCTACATCACCTATCTGGGCATCACGGTCGGCGAGTTCCTCGTCCAGACCTGGAAGCAGTCCTGCCGCTCCCGCAGGCCCAGCCAGCGCATCGGGCTTCGCATGGCGTCCGTCGGCTGCGCCTCCGCCCTGGTGTATTGCGGCTACAAGATCTTCACCCTGCTGTCCTTCGGGTTCAACCTGGGCCTGATCATGCACAACTACCAGTGCTCCAGCATCGTCACCCCCGTGCGCTGCACGTTCAGTGTCGCCGCGCCAGCCATCGGCGTGCTGCTGGTCGTCTTCGGACTGACTCTGCCGGCACTGGCCTGGCCCATCAGTCAACTGGCTCGCAAGCGCTGGGAGGCACGCTCCTTCAAGGCTCTCGCACCCTTGTGGAGCGAGCTCGTCGAGGTCAGCCCCGACATCGTGCTCACCCCCACCAGCTCCGGCGAAGTCGCCGAAGAAGACGCGGACTTCTTCCTCCACCGCCGTGTCATCGAGATCAACGACGGCATCCTGACCCTGCGGGCCTACCGCTCCGGACGCGTCCAGCAGGCCACACGACACGCCCTGGCCCAGCTCGGTGAAGCCGACACCCTCCGTGGGTATGCCACGGTGGAAGCGGCTGTGCTCAAGGACGCCGTCAGAGCCAAGCACCGCGGCCTGAAGCCGAACGGCGACATCGCCCGGCCCGCACCCGGCACTGATGAACGCGATGGCAACCTCAAGGCCGAAACCGAGTGGCTGCTGCTCGTCGCCCAGGCATACGCCAACAGCGACGTCGTCCGCGCGACCACCCATGAGACCGCACACGCAAAGGAAGCCGTCCCCACACCATGAGCGACCCGCTGTCCTGCCCCGAGTTCCTCCAGAACCCCTACCCCTTCTACGACGAACTCCGGGCGACAGCCCCCGTGACCCCGGTGACCACCGGCTCCGCAGACAGGCCTAGCTACCTCGTGACCGGCTACGCCGAGGCGAAGGCAGCATTCACCGACCCGCGACTGTCCAAGGACACCGCACGGTTCTTCGCCAGCCGCCCCTCCAACCGCAACCTGCACCCCGCGGTCGCGCACAACATGCTCGCCACCGACCCACCCCAGCACACCCGGCTACGCCGCCTGGTGACCAAGGTGTTCACCACTGGATCCGTCGACCGCCTGCGCCCGTACATCGAGCACACTGTCGACCAGCTCCTCGACGACCTTCCGGAGACCAGTGAGGCCGACCTCGTCGCCGGGCTCGCCATCCCGCTGCCGGTTACGGTGATCTGCCAGATGCTCGGCGTACCCGAGGCCGACCGCGCGCAGGTCCGCACCTGGTCGAATGACCTCTTCGCTGCCGGACAGCCCCAACGGATCGACGCCGCTTCCCACGCCGTGGCCGACTACATGGCCGACCTCATCGAGGCTAAACGTCGAGCCCCGGACGACAGCCTCCTGTGCAACCTCATCACCGTCCGCGACGGAGGAGAACAGCTCAGCGAAGACGAACTCGTCTCCCTCGCCGTCCTCCTGCTCATCGCCGGCCATGAAACCACCACCAACTTCATCGGCAACGCTATCCTCGCGCTCCTCCAGCACCCCGAGCTCCTCGACCGCGTCCGCGCCAACCCCGGTCGGATCAGCAGCATGCTGGGCGAGCTGCTGCGCTACGACTCGCCCGTGGGCATCGCCACCTTCCGGTACAGCACCCAGGCACTCACCCTCGGCGAGACCGAGATCCCCGCCGAAGTCCCGGTGCTCATCTCGCCCGGAGCCGCCAACCGAGACCCCGCCCAGTACCCGACCCCCGACCGCCTCGACATCGACCGTGATGCCAGGGGACACCTGGCCTTCGGACACGGCATCCACCGATGCCTCGGCGCGTCGCTCGCCCTGGCCGAGGCGGAGATCGCCCTCCACGCACTCCTGACCCGATTCCCTGAACTTCGTCTCGCGGTGCCGTCCAGAGAGTTTCGGTGGCGACACACGCGACTCATGCGAGGTCTGGAGTCCTTGCCGGCGCTCACGCTGTAGCCCGGCGCCTCATGCCCGGGGTCTGACGCGGCCTTGCCGTGTTCTTACCGCGGCACTGTCACGGTTTGACGACGACCTTGCCGACCGCTTCACCGGCAGCCATCCGTAGCAACCCGGACGACACCACGTCCTTGAGGTCGATGACTGCGTCGAGGGTCCCGGCGGCGATGTGCGGGTGATCCTCGAGTAGCGCGAGCGCCTCGGGCAAGTCCTGGTCGCAGATGTGTACCTTCGAGGTCGACATCCGGATCTCGTCAAGGACGAGCCGGGTCAGGTTCAGGGGCGACGGATCGCGGTGCAGGCCAACGAGCCGGATGTGACCGCCGCGGCTCACCGCGGTCATGGCAGCATCGAGTCCCTTCGGGGTGCCGGAGGTTTCGATGACGATGTCGGCACCGTCGCCGCCCGTCGCGCGCCGAATCGCGGCAGCGGCATCCTCCTGGGACGCATCGATGAGCAGAGAGGCGCCCATCCGCGCGGCGACCTCCAGCCGAGCCGTCGAGACGTCGACGCCGATCGTGTCGATGCCGCGCGCGGTGCAGGCTGCCACGACCAGCGAGCCAATCCCACCGAGCCCGATCACCGCGATGCTTGTGCCGCGTTCGGCTCCGGTGCCGCGCACCGCGTGCAGGGCGACGGCCAGCGGCTGAGCCATGATCGCGACGTCCTCTGGACAGTTCCCGACAGGCCGGCTGATCCTCGCGGGAACGTTCACGCGCTCGGCGAGGCCGCCGTCCACGTGCAACCCCACCGTGTAGTAACGGGCGCAGAGGTTGGTCCGTCCGGCATGGCACCACCGGCACGTCCCACAGGAGACGCCCGAGCCAGGCACCACCAAGTCCCCAACCGTGAAATGTTCGACGTCGGCCCCCACGGCCGCCACCCGCCCGACGATCTCGTGGCCGAGCGCCAGCGGGCCGACGTGGCCACTGGCACGATGCGGGACGGTGAGGGGCACCAGGTGCGGGCCGGAGATAAATTCGTCTACGTCGGTCCCGCAGATGCTGGCGCGCAAGACCTCCAGCTGGATGTCGTGTGCTCCGGGTGGTGATGGGTCGGCCCATTCCTGGACTCGGACGTCGCGTTGCCCGTGATAGACGGCAGCTAGCATTGGAGATCACTCGATTCCGAGAGCGTGGAGCATCGGGAGCAGTTTCGCGCAGGTTTCCGCGTATTCCTCTTCCGGGTCGGAGTCGGCAACAATGCCGCAACCTGCATAAAGGGAAGCGATGTTGTCGTGGATCAGCGCACAGCGAATGGCGACCGCGAACTCACCCTGCCCTGAGCCATCAGTCCAGCCGATCGTGCCCGCGTACCACCCCCGCTCGAGGCCCTCGTTGTGCGCCAGCCAGTCCAGCGACTGTTCGCGTGGGTACCCGCCGAGCGCGGGAGTGGGGTGGAGGCGTTCGACGAACTGGAGGATCCCCAGGTCAGGCTGGACGCCGCGTCCTTCGACTACGGTGGCCAGGTGCTGGACGTTGGCCAGCTTGAGCACCGTGGGCTCGGGGCTTGCTTCGACGTGCGCACATGTGGGGTGCAGGGCATCGCGGAGCATGCGCACCACGACGTCATGCTCGTGCCGGATCTTGGCGCTATTCCTGAGCTGGGCCTCGAGTTCGGCATCGACCTGGGCAGTTGCACCACGAGGCGCCGTGCCGGCCAGCCCGAGGGCGTGCGCGGTGCCGTCTGTGAGCCGCACGAGATATTCGGGTGTGGCGCCGACGAAGGCGTGCCTGTCGTGCTCGACCGCGAACACGGTGGCGTCGGGGTAGGTGCTTCGCATGCTTTCCACCGCGGCGGGGACGTCGAACGGACCATCGGCGGTCACGCGCAGTTCTCGGGCGAGGACCACCTTCTCGAAGGCGCCGTTGCGTATGCGGCCGACGGCCCGGCCCACCAGGTCCTTCCACCGCTCGGGGGAGGGGAGTTCCTGGCGGTCGAGGAGTGACCCGTGTTGTTGGCGCCACACGCCGTCGGCACGAGGGGCGGCGGACTCCGGCAGCAGGCACAGTTCGGCCAGATGGACAAGGTCCTTGGCGATCTGCTCGGGTTCTCCGCCCGGGAACATCACAGCATTGAGCCGCAGCTCATCCGGTGCTGTTGTGCCGGTGGTGCCCGGTACCGTGGCGGAACTGCGCACCTGAAGGGCGGGAACCCACATCAGGGCGTCGGGTAAGGCGGTGGCGCCCGGTGTGGTGGAGGGAGCGAAGGAGAATCCACCCACGAGCACGGGCCCCTGTCCGGTTGGCAGCCCGATACCGCTGCCTCCGGCCACCGGTTCTTGGACCAGCTCCTCCCATGACGCGGCGACGGAGCGGATGCGATCCTCACCGTGGCCGGTCAGATCATGCGCCGCACCGATGGCGACGAGCGAGCTGCGGTCCCATCCCGACTGCCAGTACAGGGAGCGGTCGGCGGACTCGCGTGCACGGCTCCAGAGAGCGGCCGGGTCAACGTGCGGCAACGGGGCGGCCCAGCTGACGAGTACAGGAAGCTTTCGTTGGCGCGCTGCTGCGGCGGCCTGTCGACACATCGCAAGCAGCTCGTCGCGGGAGGCTTCGTCGAGCAGTTGCTCGC
This window contains:
- a CDS encoding zinc-binding dehydrogenase, producing the protein MLAAVYHGQRDVRVQEWADPSPPGAHDIQLEVLRASICGTDVDEFISGPHLVPLTVPHRASGHVGPLALGHEIVGRVAAVGADVEHFTVGDLVVPGSGVSCGTCRWCHAGRTNLCARYYTVGLHVDGGLAERVNVPARISRPVGNCPEDVAIMAQPLAVALHAVRGTGAERGTSIAVIGLGGIGSLVVAACTARGIDTIGVDVSTARLEVAARMGASLLIDASQEDAAAAIRRATGGDGADIVIETSGTPKGLDAAMTAVSRGGHIRLVGLHRDPSPLNLTRLVLDEIRMSTSKVHICDQDLPEALALLEDHPHIAAGTLDAVIDLKDVVSSGLLRMAAGEAVGKVVVKP
- a CDS encoding isochorismate synthase, with product MSAHLSVPGLSLRPVSGEQLLDEASRDELLAMCRQAAAAARQRKLPVLVSWAAPLPHVDPAALWSRARESADRSLYWQSGWDRSSLVAIGAAHDLTGHGEDRIRSVAASWEELVQEPVAGGSGIGLPTGQGPVLVGGFSFAPSTTPGATALPDALMWVPALQVRSSATVPGTTGTTAPDELRLNAVMFPGGEPEQIAKDLVHLAELCLLPESAAPRADGVWRQQHGSLLDRQELPSPERWKDLVGRAVGRIRNGAFEKVVLARELRVTADGPFDVPAAVESMRSTYPDATVFAVEHDRHAFVGATPEYLVRLTDGTAHALGLAGTAPRGATAQVDAELEAQLRNSAKIRHEHDVVVRMLRDALHPTCAHVEASPEPTVLKLANVQHLATVVEGRGVQPDLGILQFVERLHPTPALGGYPREQSLDWLAHNEGLERGWYAGTIGWTDGSGQGEFAVAIRCALIHDNIASLYAGCGIVADSDPEEEYAETCAKLLPMLHALGIE